A genome region from Meriones unguiculatus strain TT.TT164.6M chromosome 2, Bangor_MerUng_6.1, whole genome shotgun sequence includes the following:
- the Ecscr gene encoding endothelial cell-specific chemotaxis regulator isoform X2, whose translation MPPPCRPCLSCHGMGKLASVGRIDLSRPNSSAGHLRTSWPISLSLEIPAASLSTKETPGEPVPAPAPPPRPSTPSLFSIMDRDTPRSLLATHPANMGTNGAMRLGSAILGLLLLQGYNSQATTTQTSQGLFRSLNSQPVSLSSGDKSSSEPGSTRFLLSTVTPEILQKASQGSLVSSQPVTPRSSTMGNYSLSLPGSMSYQPQKYTLGPDAGTGTPGSSSSSSSSSSSSSSSSSSSTGKSRRGEASLSATPSPATTSLWTREDVTILPSPTSESVLTVAAFGVISFIVILVVVVIILVSVVSLRFKCRKNKDSEDPQKPGSSGLTESCSTANGEKESITLISMKNINTNNSKGCTSEEKIL comes from the exons ATGCCACCCCCTTGCAGACCTTGTTTGTCATGTCACGGGATGGGAAAGCTGGCTTCAGTCGGGAGGATCGACTTGAGCAGGCCAAACTCTTCTGCCGGACACTTGAGGACATCCTGGCCGATTTCCCTGAGTCTCGAAATACCTGCCGCCTCATTGTCTACCAAG GAAACTCCTGGAGAGCCtgtccccgcccccgcccccccccctcGCCCCagcactccctctctcttctccattaTGGACAGAGATACACCGAGGAGCCTGCTGGCTACACACCCAGCTAATATGGGGACCAACGGAGCCATGCGGCTGGGTTCAGCAATCCTTGGTTTACTCCTGCTCCAAG GCTACAACTCTCAGGCTACAACAACTCAGACCTCTCAGG GGCTTTTCAGGAGTCTGAACTCCCAGCCAGTTTCTCTCAGCTCAG GAGATAAATCTTCCTCAGAGCCTGGTAGCACAAGGTTTCTGCTGAGCACCGTCACTCCAG AAATTCTACAGAAGGCTTCGCAAGGCTCCTTGGTGTCCAGTCAACCTGTGACGCCGAGGTCAAGCACCATGGGTAATTACTCCCTTTCTTTGCCTGGCTCGATGTCCTACCAGCCACAGAAGTACACACTGGGACCTG ATGCAGGCACAGGGAccccaggaagcagcagcagcagcagcagcagcagcagcagcagcagcagcagcagcagcagcagcactggcaagagcaggagaggag AAGCATCTCTGAGTGCTACTCCCAGTCCAGCAACCACCAGCCTGTGGACCAGGGAAGATGTGACCATCCTGCCTAGCCCCACATCAGAGTCAGTGCTCACTGTGGCTGCCTTTG GTGTTATCAGCTTCATTGTCATCCTGGTGGTTGTAGTGATTATTCTAGTCAGTGTGGTCAGTCTGAGGTTTAAGTGTCGGAAGAACAAGGATTCGGAAG ATCCACAGAAACCAGGGAGCTCAGGGCTGACTGAAAG CTGTTCCACAGCCAACGGAGAGAAAGAGAGCATCACGCTCATCTCCATGAAGAACATCAACACGAATAACAGCAAAGGCTGCACCTCCGAGGAAAAG attctttaa
- the Smim33 gene encoding small integral membrane protein 33 has protein sequence MHQDGHYPQSSPLVNGSLGQEPQRQPAEMLGEVRELPRGDGLPLLTVIVAAFVLLAICIVLAVRFGPTPHQGHATLLTEPPALKPEDGVRLTHWRLLGLQDSHRETQQGLPSPHSGPALDGHRASTDEVTYL, from the exons ATGCACCAG GATGGCCACTATCCTCAGTCTTCTCCACTTGTGAACGGTTCCTTGGGACAAGAGCCTCAGAGGCAGCCCGCAGAGATGCTAGGTGAGGTCAGGGAGCTGCCTCGGGGGGACGGGCTGCCACTGCTCACTGTCATCGTCGCCGCCTTCGTCCTGCTGGCCATCTGCATCGTGCTGGCAGTTCGCTTTGGGCCCACACCGCATCAGGGTCACGCCACCCTCCTCACAGAGCCGCCGGCCCTGAAACCAGAGGACGGCGTTCGCCTCACCCACTGGCGGCTGCTAGGCCTACAGGACAGCCACAGGGAAACCCAGCAGGGGCTTCCTAGTCCTCATTCCGGCCCCGCCCTAGATGGGCACAGGGCCAGCACTGATGAAGTCACATATCTGTAG
- the Ecscr gene encoding endothelial cell-specific chemotaxis regulator isoform X1 has protein sequence MDRDTPRSLLATHPANMGTNGAMRLGSAILGLLLLQGYNSQATTTQTSQGLFRSLNSQPVSLSSGDKSSSEPGSTRFLLSTVTPEILQKASQGSLVSSQPVTPRSSTMGNYSLSLPGSMSYQPQKYTLGPDAGTGTPGSSSSSSSSSSSSSSSSSSSTGKSRRGEASLSATPSPATTSLWTREDVTILPSPTSESVLTVAAFGVISFIVILVVVVIILVSVVSLRFKCRKNKDSEDPQKPGSSGLTESCSTANGEKESITLISMKNINTNNSKGCTSEEKL, from the exons aTGGACAGAGATACACCGAGGAGCCTGCTGGCTACACACCCAGCTAATATGGGGACCAACGGAGCCATGCGGCTGGGTTCAGCAATCCTTGGTTTACTCCTGCTCCAAG GCTACAACTCTCAGGCTACAACAACTCAGACCTCTCAGG GGCTTTTCAGGAGTCTGAACTCCCAGCCAGTTTCTCTCAGCTCAG GAGATAAATCTTCCTCAGAGCCTGGTAGCACAAGGTTTCTGCTGAGCACCGTCACTCCAG AAATTCTACAGAAGGCTTCGCAAGGCTCCTTGGTGTCCAGTCAACCTGTGACGCCGAGGTCAAGCACCATGGGTAATTACTCCCTTTCTTTGCCTGGCTCGATGTCCTACCAGCCACAGAAGTACACACTGGGACCTG ATGCAGGCACAGGGAccccaggaagcagcagcagcagcagcagcagcagcagcagcagcagcagcagcagcagcagcagcactggcaagagcaggagaggag AAGCATCTCTGAGTGCTACTCCCAGTCCAGCAACCACCAGCCTGTGGACCAGGGAAGATGTGACCATCCTGCCTAGCCCCACATCAGAGTCAGTGCTCACTGTGGCTGCCTTTG GTGTTATCAGCTTCATTGTCATCCTGGTGGTTGTAGTGATTATTCTAGTCAGTGTGGTCAGTCTGAGGTTTAAGTGTCGGAAGAACAAGGATTCGGAAG ATCCACAGAAACCAGGGAGCTCAGGGCTGACTGAAAG CTGTTCCACAGCCAACGGAGAGAAAGAGAGCATCACGCTCATCTCCATGAAGAACATCAACACGAATAACAGCAAAGGCTGCACCTCCGAGGAAAAG CTCTAA
- the Ecscr gene encoding endothelial cell-specific chemotaxis regulator isoform X3 yields MDRDTPRSLLATHPANMGTNGAMRLGSAILGLLLLQGYNSQATTTQTSQGDKSSSEPGSTRFLLSTVTPEILQKASQGSLVSSQPVTPRSSTMGNYSLSLPGSMSYQPQKYTLGPDAGTGTPGSSSSSSSSSSSSSSSSSSSTGKSRRGEASLSATPSPATTSLWTREDVTILPSPTSESVLTVAAFGVISFIVILVVVVIILVSVVSLRFKCRKNKDSEDPQKPGSSGLTESCSTANGEKESITLISMKNINTNNSKGCTSEEKIL; encoded by the exons aTGGACAGAGATACACCGAGGAGCCTGCTGGCTACACACCCAGCTAATATGGGGACCAACGGAGCCATGCGGCTGGGTTCAGCAATCCTTGGTTTACTCCTGCTCCAAG GCTACAACTCTCAGGCTACAACAACTCAGACCTCTCAGG GAGATAAATCTTCCTCAGAGCCTGGTAGCACAAGGTTTCTGCTGAGCACCGTCACTCCAG AAATTCTACAGAAGGCTTCGCAAGGCTCCTTGGTGTCCAGTCAACCTGTGACGCCGAGGTCAAGCACCATGGGTAATTACTCCCTTTCTTTGCCTGGCTCGATGTCCTACCAGCCACAGAAGTACACACTGGGACCTG ATGCAGGCACAGGGAccccaggaagcagcagcagcagcagcagcagcagcagcagcagcagcagcagcagcagcagcagcactggcaagagcaggagaggag AAGCATCTCTGAGTGCTACTCCCAGTCCAGCAACCACCAGCCTGTGGACCAGGGAAGATGTGACCATCCTGCCTAGCCCCACATCAGAGTCAGTGCTCACTGTGGCTGCCTTTG GTGTTATCAGCTTCATTGTCATCCTGGTGGTTGTAGTGATTATTCTAGTCAGTGTGGTCAGTCTGAGGTTTAAGTGTCGGAAGAACAAGGATTCGGAAG ATCCACAGAAACCAGGGAGCTCAGGGCTGACTGAAAG CTGTTCCACAGCCAACGGAGAGAAAGAGAGCATCACGCTCATCTCCATGAAGAACATCAACACGAATAACAGCAAAGGCTGCACCTCCGAGGAAAAG attctttaa
- the Ecscr gene encoding endothelial cell-specific chemotaxis regulator isoform X4, with product MDRDTPRSLLATHPANMGTNGAMRLGSAILGLLLLQGDKSSSEPGSTRFLLSTVTPEILQKASQGSLVSSQPVTPRSSTMGNYSLSLPGSMSYQPQKYTLGPDAGTGTPGSSSSSSSSSSSSSSSSSSSTGKSRRGEASLSATPSPATTSLWTREDVTILPSPTSESVLTVAAFGVISFIVILVVVVIILVSVVSLRFKCRKNKDSEDPQKPGSSGLTESCSTANGEKESITLISMKNINTNNSKGCTSEEKIL from the exons aTGGACAGAGATACACCGAGGAGCCTGCTGGCTACACACCCAGCTAATATGGGGACCAACGGAGCCATGCGGCTGGGTTCAGCAATCCTTGGTTTACTCCTGCTCCAAG GAGATAAATCTTCCTCAGAGCCTGGTAGCACAAGGTTTCTGCTGAGCACCGTCACTCCAG AAATTCTACAGAAGGCTTCGCAAGGCTCCTTGGTGTCCAGTCAACCTGTGACGCCGAGGTCAAGCACCATGGGTAATTACTCCCTTTCTTTGCCTGGCTCGATGTCCTACCAGCCACAGAAGTACACACTGGGACCTG ATGCAGGCACAGGGAccccaggaagcagcagcagcagcagcagcagcagcagcagcagcagcagcagcagcagcagcagcactggcaagagcaggagaggag AAGCATCTCTGAGTGCTACTCCCAGTCCAGCAACCACCAGCCTGTGGACCAGGGAAGATGTGACCATCCTGCCTAGCCCCACATCAGAGTCAGTGCTCACTGTGGCTGCCTTTG GTGTTATCAGCTTCATTGTCATCCTGGTGGTTGTAGTGATTATTCTAGTCAGTGTGGTCAGTCTGAGGTTTAAGTGTCGGAAGAACAAGGATTCGGAAG ATCCACAGAAACCAGGGAGCTCAGGGCTGACTGAAAG CTGTTCCACAGCCAACGGAGAGAAAGAGAGCATCACGCTCATCTCCATGAAGAACATCAACACGAATAACAGCAAAGGCTGCACCTCCGAGGAAAAG attctttaa